One Polynucleobacter sp. MWH-Spelu-300-X4 genomic window carries:
- a CDS encoding inositol monophosphatase family protein, protein MHPMLNVAIKAARRAGNIINRASLNSERIQVTRKQHNDFVTEVDQAAEAAIIETLREAYPDHGFLAEETGETAGSQAADQPSHVWIIDPLDGTTNFIHGFPQYAVSIALAVDGVTQQAVVYDPNRDELFTATRGAGAYLNNRRLRVAGRLKMTEALIATGFPYREDQDVEAYVKAFVEMTRQCAGLRRPGAASLDLAYVAAGRVDGFFEQGLKPWDIAAGALLITESGGLVGNYAGEESYLHTGEVMAANPRIFGQMVNTLRHHSKV, encoded by the coding sequence ATGCACCCCATGCTTAATGTGGCCATTAAGGCCGCTCGTCGCGCAGGAAATATTATCAACCGAGCTTCGCTAAACAGCGAGCGTATTCAGGTTACCCGTAAACAACACAACGATTTTGTTACTGAAGTCGATCAGGCAGCTGAAGCTGCCATTATCGAGACTTTAAGAGAAGCTTACCCGGATCACGGATTTTTAGCGGAAGAAACAGGTGAGACTGCCGGTTCACAAGCCGCTGATCAACCAAGCCATGTGTGGATCATCGATCCATTAGATGGCACCACAAATTTCATTCACGGATTCCCTCAATACGCTGTTTCAATTGCTTTAGCCGTTGATGGTGTAACTCAGCAAGCCGTTGTTTATGACCCTAATCGTGATGAGCTATTTACAGCAACTCGTGGAGCTGGTGCTTATTTAAATAACCGTAGATTACGTGTGGCAGGTCGTTTAAAAATGACTGAAGCTTTAATTGCAACGGGCTTTCCTTATCGGGAAGATCAAGATGTTGAAGCTTATGTAAAAGCCTTTGTTGAGATGACTCGTCAGTGCGCTGGTTTGCGTCGTCCTGGAGCCGCTTCTTTAGATTTAGCTTATGTTGCTGCAGGCCGCGTAGATGGATTTTTTGAGCAGGGCTTGAAGCCTTGGGATATTGCCGCTGGCGCTTTATTAATTACTGAGTCGGGTGGTTTGGTAGGTAATTATGCTGGGGAAGAGTCTTACCTTCATACGGGTGAGGTTATGGCTGCTAATCCACGTATTTTTGGCCAAATGGTCAACACATTGCGCCACCATTCAAAAGTTTAA
- a CDS encoding peptidylprolyl isomerase, with the protein MAKVLLKTSMGNITLDLNDELAPKSTANFLEYVRSGHYNDTIFHRVIGNFMIQGGGMTSGMKQKSTRAPIDNEADNGLPNKRGSVAMARTSDPHSATAQFFINTVDNAFLNFSAPTAQGWGYAVFGEVTDGLDVVDAIRKVPTGSSGFHQDVPKEDVTIIEATILEE; encoded by the coding sequence ATGGCAAAAGTACTACTAAAAACTAGCATGGGTAACATCACTCTAGATTTGAATGATGAATTAGCCCCTAAATCAACCGCCAACTTTTTAGAGTACGTTCGCTCAGGCCATTACAACGACACCATTTTCCATCGTGTGATTGGTAACTTCATGATTCAAGGTGGTGGCATGACATCTGGCATGAAACAAAAATCAACACGCGCACCCATTGATAACGAAGCAGACAACGGCTTACCAAACAAACGTGGGTCTGTTGCAATGGCTCGCACTAGCGATCCTCACTCTGCGACAGCTCAATTTTTTATTAATACAGTTGATAACGCATTTCTTAACTTCTCAGCACCTACAGCTCAAGGTTGGGGTTACGCTGTTTTTGGCGAAGTGACTGATGGCTTAGATGTGGTTGATGCCATTCGCAAAGTACCAACTGGCAGCTCAGGCTTTCATCAAGATGTTCCAAAAGAAGATGTAACAATCATCGAAGCAACTATTTTGGAAGAGTAA
- a CDS encoding M48 family metallopeptidase, whose protein sequence is MLQPTYRPNPLKKRLMLSLWASSLIGALVLTATLPAKNAEAQALQLPGSTTTSTGSNISRPTKSGLAAQSDPSPFENNGNAVQSAQMQPSLASPFIVLQKVPEPKNKNAIPQDIYKLIGDKKYPEAITAIDKELASNPRNVQLRFIRSRIQIEMGEIEAAKKTLLELTQQFPELPEPYNNLAVLHAQSGNLDQAKEYLELALKVQPAFPAALENLGDVYTRLAARAYGKAYSLNKRLISSERKMKLATQILN, encoded by the coding sequence ATGCTACAGCCAACTTATCGCCCCAACCCCTTAAAAAAACGCTTAATGCTCTCCCTATGGGCATCTAGCCTTATTGGAGCATTGGTTCTAACTGCCACATTACCAGCAAAAAATGCTGAAGCACAGGCACTTCAGCTCCCAGGCTCAACTACCACATCGACTGGCTCGAACATATCTAGGCCGACCAAATCAGGACTTGCCGCCCAATCTGACCCTTCTCCTTTTGAAAATAATGGCAATGCGGTTCAATCAGCGCAAATGCAACCATCTTTAGCATCACCTTTCATTGTTTTACAAAAAGTACCTGAACCTAAGAACAAAAATGCTATTCCGCAAGATATTTATAAGTTAATTGGGGATAAAAAATACCCTGAAGCGATTACCGCCATTGATAAAGAACTAGCTAGCAACCCTAGGAATGTTCAACTTAGATTCATCCGCTCCCGAATTCAAATCGAAATGGGTGAAATAGAGGCTGCTAAAAAAACATTGCTAGAACTCACCCAACAGTTCCCTGAGCTTCCTGAACCCTATAACAATCTAGCGGTTCTTCATGCGCAATCAGGCAACCTAGATCAAGCTAAAGAGTACCTTGAGCTTGCCCTCAAGGTTCAACCTGCTTTTCCAGCCGCCTTAGAAAACCTAGGCGACGTTTACACACGTTTGGCTGCTAGAGCCTACGGCAAAGCTTACTCACTCAATAAACGACTCATAAGTAGTGAAAGAAAGATGAAATTAGCCACTCAGATTCTGAATTAA
- a CDS encoding UDP-2,3-diacylglucosamine diphosphatase, translating to MHASAVLISDIHLTPSMPRTAQRFFEFLENEARAHEALIILGDLFEFWVGDDAKAKSPFHLEVAQKLRALSQAGTKVYFMHGNRDFLLSTHYSQKANLEILRDPQVMTIAGKTWLLTHGDLLCTADVNYQRYRSCVRKPWVQKLFLKLPTALRVAIASNLRSKSTATYHRAQRFTPDVVKVKGDVTINATAELVAMTNCNHLIHGHTHRPGYHQESLGGQSWERWVLSDWDFDHPETVLPKGNALSITSEGIKVLDLVRS from the coding sequence ATGCACGCGAGCGCCGTTCTCATTTCTGATATTCACCTCACACCGTCCATGCCTAGGACGGCCCAACGTTTTTTTGAATTTCTTGAAAATGAAGCGCGCGCTCATGAAGCTTTAATTATTTTGGGTGATTTATTTGAATTTTGGGTTGGCGATGATGCCAAAGCAAAATCTCCATTCCATCTTGAAGTGGCACAAAAGCTTAGAGCCCTTAGTCAAGCGGGTACTAAGGTTTACTTCATGCATGGCAATCGTGACTTTTTATTAAGTACTCATTACTCGCAAAAAGCTAACTTAGAAATCTTAAGAGACCCCCAAGTAATGACCATTGCTGGAAAAACTTGGTTGCTAACTCATGGTGATTTGCTTTGTACAGCCGATGTTAACTACCAACGCTATCGTTCATGCGTACGCAAACCTTGGGTGCAAAAGTTATTTCTTAAATTACCAACAGCTCTGAGAGTTGCCATAGCAAGTAATTTACGCAGCAAAAGTACAGCCACATACCATCGAGCACAACGATTCACCCCAGATGTTGTCAAAGTAAAAGGTGACGTCACCATCAATGCCACTGCTGAATTAGTGGCAATGACCAACTGCAACCATTTAATTCACGGACACACTCATCGCCCTGGCTACCACCAAGAAAGCCTCGGCGGCCAATCATGGGAACGCTGGGTCTTATCGGATTGGGATTTTGATCACCCTGAAACTGTGCTACCCAAAGGCAACGCATTAAGCATCACCTCTGAGGGCATCAAAGTATTAGATCTTGTTAGATCTTAG